In the Campylobacter concisus genome, AATTTTAAGAAATAATAAATTTAAGGTAAAAAATGAGAGTAATGCACAAAAGTTTTGGAGATTTTGGCACTAATTGTTACATTGTTACAAAAGATAGCTCATCTATAGTGATAGATCCAGGAGATGGGGCAAAAGAATGGGTTTTACAAAATGCCAAAAATTTAAAAGCCATCCTTTGTACTCATGGGCATTTTGATCATATTTTTGATGCTGGTAAGTTAAAAGATGAGCTAGAAATTCCAGTTTATATTAACAAATTTGATGCTTTCATGTGTGAGAGTGATATTTTTGGTTATATGAAAAGTACTTTTACTCCAGATGTTTTAGTTGATAATGATGAAAATTTTAACATTGATGATTTTTGCATCAAATTTCATCATTTCCCAGGGCATACACTAGGTTGCTCGATGATAGAGATAGATGACATGATATTTAGTGGGGATTTTTTATTTAGAGGAAGCATAGGACGCTGGGATTTTCCTTTTTCAGACAAAAATGAAATGTTAAAAAGCCTAGAAAAGTGTAAAAATTTAAAAGGCAACTTCACACTTTATCCAGGACACGGAGAAAGTAGTACACTAAAGGCCGAGCAAAATAATATTGATTATTGGATAGATATAGTAAAAAATAGCTAAAAATTTAGGTGGTATTAATTTCAAGTTTCAAGCTTCTAGAAAATACACTTAATCACTATTAAAAATTTATATTTTTTATAAAACTAAGAGTCAATCAAAATGGGGTCTATTTTAAATTTTAAAAAGATCCGAGCGAAAACTCGCTCGGATAAAGGTTTTAGAAGCTATATTTTGCTTCAAATCTTATACGATTTTGTTTAAAGCTTTCGCTATCTTTTTTATCTTTAGCAGCTGCATACCAAGTTAGGAAATTAAGTTTTTTGCTATATTTGTAGCTAGCTTGTGCATACCACTCATTTCTTTTTGCTCTCTCTTTATTAAGAGCATAGCTTGTACCTTTACCTTGAGTATAACCGGCACCAAGACCAAATTTATCTATATCATATCCAGCATTAACAAACCAGTAGTCGTTGTTGCCTTTGATATTGTTGTAATATTGTTTTCCGCCGCCACCCATTACACTATTTAGTAGTTTAGTTGGGTTGATTAACTGTCCGCTTGCATCAATTGAAGTAAATGACCACTTATTATTATCTTTATTTTTAGCATCAAAGTCTAAATAGCCAGCGTTAAGCTTAGCACCAAATAGTTTTGTGCCAGCTTGAACTGCCCAGAAGTTAGCATCAGCTACATCTTTGTGATCTGAGTCGTTATGGACAAATTGACCTTTTAGGTTTAGATTTACATCATCGGTTACATTAAAGCTAACACCAGCTTCAGCACCATAAAGTGTTGCTATCTCTTGAAGATTTGCAATAGCTGCTTTAAAAGATACTGGATCATAACTGCCAGCTGCACCTAAATAGTAAAGATTGCCAGCAGAACCATTAAATTTATCATTTTCAGTACCATTTACTATTCTATTAAGCAATGGACCATCTATTTCAGTACCGTCGCTTTGTAGTGCATCATAAGCTGCAGCTGTTAAAGTAAGACCAGGTACATCAGTACTTACTACTTTTAGACCAGTACCTGCTATATCACCATCATCATAGAAAGTTTTGATAAGTTGCTTGCCAGCTGTAATAGTAGTGTCAGATACTTTGTATCCTAGATACATCTCATATACACCAAAAGAATTTGTTGTATTTGTTTTATCTGTACCAGTTGCTACTTTATCGCCTGAATCATCAGTAGCAGCATATCTTAGTGTCAATACACCAAAGAAATTATCATCAATAGCGGCTTTAAATGATGTTTGCATTCTAAAAGCATGGCCTGCAGTATTACCTTTTACAGTATCAGCCGTAGTTTTTTTAGTACTATCATTTGTATAACGATATCTTGCAAATCCTGAAAGATCTACATTTTTTATAGCTTCTTCAAGTGGAGTTGCACTTGCAACGCTTGAAAATGCACCTAAAGCAACCAAAGCAGCTAAGCTAACTTTTGTAATTTTCATCTAAATCTCCTTTTGATAAAAATTTTTGCAAGGATATTATCACAGAAAATTAATTTTATTGCTTAATTTTCCTTAAAAATTTAAAAAATGTTACCAATTATTTACCAAAATAGGATAATGAGATAAAGATTGTCTTTTTAAAATTTCGTTTTATTTGGGATTAAAAATCAAAAATTTTTACTTACTTTTAGCTATTAGCCTTAGCTTCTTCTCGCTCTTTTTTTTGCCTTATAGCAGCTTCTTTTTGGATATTTTTTTGTTGAGCCAAGAAGATATGCTCTTCAAGTGTGACAAGTTGAAATACTCCTTCAAAAATTTTTATATCTTTAACATATCCAAGCACTTTTACTTCCCTTTTTCTACTCTCTTCAAATCTTGCTTGCGCGTCAAATTCCACTACATCACCAAGCTTTAGTGGCCCAAAGAAATTTATCCTAGCTCCGATACTAACGCAAAATTCTTCATTAATAGCTAAAAGTGCAGCATGATTTGCGCCCATAAAAATAAACCCACTATGAATAAGTCCCTCAGTATCGCACACCATATCATCCGTAGTAAAAAACCTAGTCTTTGCGTGATTTTTTTCAAGTAAAAATGCCGTTCCGCTAAAATTTAGCTTTGTAAGTGGAGCGGTTTTGATCTCATTTCTTAATGGGTTTTCATCTTCTGGTAAGATTATTTGCGATTCGTCTTTTACATCATAGATATTTTCTTCTGCCATTTTTATCCTTAAATTTTAATTCTAACATATGCTCTTTTTGGCGCTGGGTAGCCCTCGATGGTCTTTGTATTATCGTCTGGGTCTAAGAAATTTCCAAGACTCTCGCCATCTATCCACTGCGTTTTTCGCTGCTCATTTAGATCAGTGGCCTTTGTCTCAAGTAAGGTAAAATCCCTAAATTTAGCTCTCTCGCACCAGTTTTGAAGTGCCGAGAGTGTCGGCACAAAATAGATATTTGGAATTTTTGAGTATCTATCTTTTGGACTTAGCGCAAAGTCGCCATCCATATCAATATACATAGTATCTAAAAATAGCTCACCGCCTGGATTTAGCGCGCTTTTTAGCTCTTTTAGCATCTTGATAGGATCGCTTCTGTGGTATATCACGCCAAGGCAAAAAATGGTGTCAAATTTCGCTGCGTATTCTGGCAAGCTCTCTACTCCAAGAAGCTCGTAAGCGATATTTGAGCGGATAAATTTATTTAAAAAAGCAAACTGCAAATATGTATGCACGCTAGGATCAAAGCCAGTTATGCTTTTTGAACCGTACTCAAGCATCTTAAACATATAATATCCATTATTACAACCCACATCAGCCACGCTTTTGCCAGCTAAATTTAAATGAGGAGCAAGGATATTAAATTTAATAAAACTTTGCCACTCGCTATCTATATATATATCATCAAGTAAAAATGGCCCTTTTCGCCAAGGCTTTAGGCTAAGGGCGAGGTCATAAATTTCATCTTTTTTGGCTTGGTCTAAATTTTTAAATTTCACATTTACACTATCTTTTAGCTCAAGCTCGCAATCAAAATTTGCTAAATTTTCTATCCTATTAAAAATTTGCTTTTGTTGCTCATTAAATTTACTAAGATCCACGCTATTTCCAGTCGACGATGTTGTGCGG is a window encoding:
- a CDS encoding MBL fold metallo-hydrolase, translated to MRVMHKSFGDFGTNCYIVTKDSSSIVIDPGDGAKEWVLQNAKNLKAILCTHGHFDHIFDAGKLKDELEIPVYINKFDAFMCESDIFGYMKSTFTPDVLVDNDENFNIDDFCIKFHHFPGHTLGCSMIEIDDMIFSGDFLFRGSIGRWDFPFSDKNEMLKSLEKCKNLKGNFTLYPGHGESSTLKAEQNNIDYWIDIVKNS
- a CDS encoding porin, which translates into the protein MKITKVSLAALVALGAFSSVASATPLEEAIKNVDLSGFARYRYTNDSTKKTTADTVKGNTAGHAFRMQTSFKAAIDDNFFGVLTLRYAATDDSGDKVATGTDKTNTTNSFGVYEMYLGYKVSDTTITAGKQLIKTFYDDGDIAGTGLKVVSTDVPGLTLTAAAYDALQSDGTEIDGPLLNRIVNGTENDKFNGSAGNLYYLGAAGSYDPVSFKAAIANLQEIATLYGAEAGVSFNVTDDVNLNLKGQFVHNDSDHKDVADANFWAVQAGTKLFGAKLNAGYLDFDAKNKDNNKWSFTSIDASGQLINPTKLLNSVMGGGGKQYYNNIKGNNDYWFVNAGYDIDKFGLGAGYTQGKGTSYALNKERAKRNEWYAQASYKYSKKLNFLTWYAAAKDKKDSESFKQNRIRFEAKYSF
- a CDS encoding thioesterase, which codes for MAEENIYDVKDESQIILPEDENPLRNEIKTAPLTKLNFSGTAFLLEKNHAKTRFFTTDDMVCDTEGLIHSGFIFMGANHAALLAINEEFCVSIGARINFFGPLKLGDVVEFDAQARFEESRKREVKVLGYVKDIKIFEGVFQLVTLEEHIFLAQQKNIQKEAAIRQKKEREEAKANS
- the cmoB gene encoding tRNA 5-methoxyuridine(34)/uridine 5-oxyacetic acid(34) synthase CmoB, which codes for MDLSKFNEQQKQIFNRIENLANFDCELELKDSVNVKFKNLDQAKKDEIYDLALSLKPWRKGPFLLDDIYIDSEWQSFIKFNILAPHLNLAGKSVADVGCNNGYYMFKMLEYGSKSITGFDPSVHTYLQFAFLNKFIRSNIAYELLGVESLPEYAAKFDTIFCLGVIYHRSDPIKMLKELKSALNPGGELFLDTMYIDMDGDFALSPKDRYSKIPNIYFVPTLSALQNWCERAKFRDFTLLETKATDLNEQRKTQWIDGESLGNFLDPDDNTKTIEGYPAPKRAYVRIKI